In Flavobacterium sp. GSB-24, the genomic window AACAACAAGACATAAAATCGATTAAATCTATGTGCGGTTGTTATGAAGTGAAATTTAATTTTACAGAAACCTTCTCATATCCAAAAGATTCTCTTACTTATAAACCATCTGAAACAAAACACGAATCTGCTTTAGAATGGGTGGAATTATTAGAAGATACTCCTAACAAAATTGTTATGCAGCATTTACTAATTGTAAGTGACGATATGATTATAAAACACTGGAGGCAAGACTGGCTATACGAAAACACAGACTTGTATTCTTTTGACAAAGGAACTTCTTGGAAATACAAAAAGCTAGACAAAAAAGCGGTTAAGGGGCAATGGACTCAAAAAGTATATCAAGTAGATGACAGTCCGAGATATGAAGGATCTTCAACTTGGGTACATGTTGATGGACAAGATTACTGGGCAAACGTTGCAGATGCTCCGCTTCCTAGAAGAGAGCAGACAAAACGTAACGATTACAATGTTTTAAAAAGAAGAAATATTCACGAAATCACTGCTACAGGATGGAACCATGAGCAAGACAACGATAAATTGGTTCGTGACGATGCAGGAAAAGATGTTTTGTTAGCGCAAGAAAAAGGATTTGATGTTTACACTAAAGTTCCAGATGTGAAATGTATTGCTGCTCAAAAATGGTGGAAAGAAAACAATGCACTTTGGAAAAATGTTCGCGACAAATGGCAGACTCTTTTTGACAGAAATAAAGATTTGAACTTAGAAGCTAAAGTTGACAGAAAAGCACTTTACTCTCTATTATTTGATTTAAAACCAGATACTGCTAAAGCAGAAACAGATAAAATCATTGACAAATTTGTTAAGTAATTAGAATTAGTTGTTATTAAAAAAGCCGGAAGTCTCAAAACTTCCGGCTTTTTTTATGCTCTACAAAATTGTTTAATTTTTATCCCACCACACATTGGTTGTAACATTACTAACTACTGTATTGTCTGTAAAAATTGAAAGCAGTTGAGTGAAAGCTTCAAAAATTATCTTTTTTTCGAGCGCAAAATTAACACGAAAAATCATTAATTCATATACCTAATCTTTATTGAGATAGAAAAATGTCTTATTCTGATACTTTTGATTTTTTAGGGGTTGTTTTAAAAACAAAAAGCCGATAGTTTTAACTATCGGCTTTTTTTGAATTTTAAATTTAAAGATGAATCTTTCAAACAATATTATTTTGCTTCTGCACACTCAGAATATGAGATGGCATGCTTTGTCAAGTCTGTCCATTTTGGCTCAGGATTTGCAGCAATTACTTTCTCACAACCTCCCCATAATGGCACAAATTCTTTTTTATATTCTTTTTTCTTAAGCAAAAATGCCGGTGAATCTTTTTTGGCAACATAATAAGATTTAGCATCTCCTCCAATAAACTTTACACCGCCAACTCCTAAAGAAGCAGTCTCTTTTGCGTGCGGATCACAGTAGATTTTAAATTCTTTACTAAATCCAGGGTTTAAAAGCTGCATTAATAATTTTGAATTTTTCTTTTTGATTTTTACATCAGCAGTTTCAAAATATGCGTAACCTTCTTTTATATATTCTTGGTTCAATTTATCATCGCTCCACTTTTGATAATCTGAAAT contains:
- a CDS encoding DUF6607 family protein, with translation MISKSLFLSAAMALTCGLGFSQDKKQQDIKSIKSMCGCYEVKFNFTETFSYPKDSLTYKPSETKHESALEWVELLEDTPNKIVMQHLLIVSDDMIIKHWRQDWLYENTDLYSFDKGTSWKYKKLDKKAVKGQWTQKVYQVDDSPRYEGSSTWVHVDGQDYWANVADAPLPRREQTKRNDYNVLKRRNIHEITATGWNHEQDNDKLVRDDAGKDVLLAQEKGFDVYTKVPDVKCIAAQKWWKENNALWKNVRDKWQTLFDRNKDLNLEAKVDRKALYSLLFDLKPDTAKAETDKIIDKFVK